One Leptolyngbya ohadii IS1 genomic window carries:
- a CDS encoding glycosyltransferase, with product MQPLISVILCTHNPRQDYFSSVLAALKQQTLPVQQWELCVIDNASDSPLSDRANPDLDLSWHPHAVIIQEPQLGLTHARLCGFRASNADLIVFVDDDNVLAQNYLAQVVQIFQEYPQLGAIAGKSLPQFEVEPEPWIRSYDSVLALRDFGETPLTTARAGSTLTATSYPAFAPCGAGMALRRQLFATYNDQVANHPVRLALGRTGQQLTSGEDNDIILTLLAAGWEVGYFPQLHLTHLIASHRVQPDYLARLNYAASRSWVQVLGIHGIQPWKKIAAWTVLLRQMKVAFRYQPWRSSHAYVQWRGACGTFAGQSLLP from the coding sequence ATGCAGCCTCTCATCAGCGTTATTCTCTGCACCCATAACCCGCGCCAGGATTATTTTTCAAGCGTTCTGGCAGCGCTAAAGCAGCAAACCCTTCCAGTTCAGCAGTGGGAACTGTGCGTGATTGATAACGCCAGTGATTCGCCCCTGTCTGATCGCGCCAATCCTGACCTGGATTTAAGCTGGCATCCCCATGCAGTCATTATTCAGGAGCCACAGTTAGGACTAACCCATGCGCGGCTATGTGGATTTAGAGCATCAAACGCAGATTTGATTGTGTTTGTAGACGATGACAATGTACTGGCGCAGAACTATCTGGCTCAGGTTGTGCAGATCTTCCAGGAATACCCGCAGCTTGGGGCGATCGCAGGCAAATCTCTCCCCCAGTTTGAGGTTGAACCCGAACCCTGGATTCGCAGCTATGATTCTGTTCTGGCACTGCGTGACTTTGGCGAAACGCCCCTCACCACCGCTAGAGCAGGGTCTACCCTGACCGCAACCTCCTATCCTGCCTTTGCTCCCTGTGGGGCTGGGATGGCACTCCGCAGACAGCTGTTTGCCACCTATAATGACCAGGTTGCGAATCACCCCGTTCGATTAGCCCTGGGACGAACCGGACAACAGCTCACATCAGGAGAGGATAACGACATCATCCTGACGCTGCTGGCTGCCGGATGGGAAGTGGGCTATTTCCCCCAGCTACATCTGACTCACCTGATTGCCTCCCACCGTGTACAGCCAGATTATTTAGCCCGCCTGAACTATGCTGCTTCGCGATCGTGGGTACAGGTTTTGGGTATTCACGGCATTCAGCCCTGGAAAAAAATTGCTGCCTGGACAGTGCTTCTGCGACAAATGAAAGTTGCTTTCCGCTACCAGCCCTGGCGAAGCAGTCATGCCTATGTTCAGTGGCGCGGTGCTTGCGGAACCTTTGCCGGACAGAGCCTTTTACCGTGA
- a CDS encoding EAL domain-containing protein, with protein MIQLPKLSLPGLKQPSKEQPSKESANQSANQPANQPAIGLFSDAIHLSIVTQFYPPDFAATGQFVEELAVRLAERIQVQVFTGQPGYAYQVSAAPPEEMRNGVRVTRSRLTQTRKRLGRTLSSLLFCVRSALHLMKRENRGDIVLFVSEPPYLQTLGYLANRLFNLSYACLVYDLYPDVAVELGVVSEHHWLVRFWNAVNRRVWRRAASIIVPSETMKERMTDRFPELVSKITVIHNWADPTWIKPLPKQDNTFAHTHNLVEKFTVLYSGNMGRCHDMNTILGAARELKDEPVQFVFIGGGPKRQDCIQAVQDWGLANCLFLPYQDKAALPESLTACDLSLVSIDVGMEGLVAPSKFYSAVSSGNPVAVICEPHSYLRQLVSEAKCGAAFNNGDSKGLAGFIRYLMKDGQMKGQMGDAGHHYIASNFTPELISQQYFKVLQRAVLKDADLQRAIAQQEFCLYYQPIMSLVTGNISGFEALIRWQHPERGLVYPNEFMDAAQESGLIVPMGWWVLNEACRQMRYWQIKFPQRLPLRISVNLATEQFLQPDLIPQIDRILDSNGLDGSCLSVEMSEKCLMADPAAAIAILLQLQARRISVCLDGFGLDYTSLKNLHRFPVNAIDIDRALVSQMNRDPEALKLIKTIAVLAHELDIRVTAEGVETDEQLQQLKAIGIPYAQGYYFSRAVDATAAQGLILHLKDPEPMSAIPSSAPSLPAATAAIHSSSDSSSHFSNYSSSHSSGDSMLHSAIHQRDIPLVLVVDDERMMRSLLRRAIEKAGYQAIEAESGSQAIALYHSHRPDLVLLDAMMPHMSGFECCAQLRQPASSAEPSVQAGLDYAPVLMITTLEDAESVDRAFTSGATDYITKPVNWALFRQRVQRLLQR; from the coding sequence ATGATCCAACTGCCTAAACTCAGCCTGCCAGGACTTAAACAGCCGAGTAAAGAACAGCCAAGCAAGGAATCTGCGAATCAATCTGCGAATCAACCTGCGAATCAACCTGCGATCGGGCTGTTTTCGGATGCCATTCACCTATCCATCGTCACACAGTTCTATCCCCCAGACTTTGCGGCAACCGGACAGTTTGTGGAAGAACTGGCAGTTCGGCTGGCGGAACGGATTCAAGTACAGGTTTTTACCGGACAACCGGGGTATGCCTATCAGGTTTCAGCTGCGCCTCCAGAAGAAATGAGGAACGGGGTGCGGGTGACGCGATCGCGCCTGACCCAGACTCGAAAACGATTGGGCAGAACCCTGAGCAGCCTTCTGTTTTGCGTTCGTTCTGCCCTGCACCTGATGAAGCGAGAAAATCGGGGCGATATTGTCCTGTTTGTGAGTGAACCCCCCTACCTGCAAACGCTGGGCTATCTGGCAAATCGATTATTTAATCTGTCCTATGCCTGCCTGGTGTACGACCTCTATCCTGATGTGGCAGTGGAACTAGGGGTCGTTTCCGAGCATCATTGGTTGGTGCGTTTCTGGAACGCAGTAAATCGGCGCGTCTGGCGGCGGGCAGCTTCTATTATTGTCCCCAGCGAAACCATGAAGGAACGAATGACCGATCGCTTTCCTGAGCTGGTTTCCAAAATTACGGTGATCCACAATTGGGCAGACCCCACCTGGATTAAACCTCTGCCGAAGCAGGATAACACCTTCGCCCACACCCATAATCTGGTTGAGAAATTCACGGTTCTCTACTCCGGTAATATGGGACGCTGCCACGACATGAATACCATCCTGGGAGCTGCTCGCGAGCTGAAGGACGAACCTGTGCAGTTTGTGTTTATTGGGGGTGGTCCAAAGCGGCAGGACTGTATTCAAGCGGTGCAGGACTGGGGGTTAGCCAACTGTCTTTTTCTGCCCTATCAGGATAAGGCTGCTCTGCCGGAATCGCTGACGGCTTGCGATTTGTCATTGGTGAGTATTGATGTGGGGATGGAGGGGCTGGTTGCGCCCAGTAAGTTCTACTCGGCAGTTTCCTCTGGAAATCCGGTAGCGGTGATTTGCGAACCCCATTCCTACCTGCGTCAGTTGGTTTCAGAAGCGAAGTGTGGCGCTGCTTTTAACAATGGCGACAGCAAAGGCTTGGCGGGTTTTATTCGATATTTGATGAAAGATGGACAGATGAAAGGGCAGATGGGCGATGCGGGACATCATTACATTGCCTCAAACTTTACCCCTGAACTGATTAGCCAGCAGTATTTTAAGGTGTTGCAGCGGGCAGTGTTGAAAGATGCTGACTTGCAGCGAGCGATCGCCCAACAGGAATTTTGCCTCTATTATCAGCCCATTATGTCCCTGGTAACGGGAAATATTAGCGGCTTTGAAGCATTAATTCGCTGGCAGCATCCCGAACGCGGCTTGGTCTATCCCAACGAGTTTATGGACGCCGCCCAGGAAAGCGGACTGATTGTGCCAATGGGCTGGTGGGTGCTGAACGAAGCTTGCCGCCAAATGCGGTACTGGCAAATAAAATTTCCCCAGCGGCTACCGCTGCGAATTAGCGTGAATCTGGCGACGGAGCAATTTCTGCAACCCGATCTGATTCCCCAGATCGATCGGATTCTGGACAGTAATGGCTTGGATGGAAGCTGTTTATCGGTAGAGATGAGCGAAAAATGCCTGATGGCTGATCCCGCTGCTGCGATCGCAATTTTGCTTCAGTTGCAGGCGCGCCGGATTTCGGTTTGCCTGGATGGGTTTGGCTTAGACTATACCTCTCTGAAAAATCTGCATCGGTTTCCTGTCAATGCCATCGATATCGATCGTGCCCTGGTGAGCCAGATGAATCGCGATCCGGAAGCGCTGAAGCTCATCAAAACTATTGCCGTGCTGGCGCATGAGCTGGATATTCGCGTGACTGCCGAGGGAGTCGAAACCGATGAACAGCTTCAGCAGTTAAAGGCGATCGGTATTCCATACGCCCAGGGCTATTATTTCTCCCGTGCTGTTGATGCCACAGCTGCACAAGGTTTGATTCTGCACCTAAAAGATCCTGAACCGATGTCTGCTATCCCGTCTTCTGCCCCTTCTCTACCTGCGGCAACCGCTGCTATTCATTCCTCCAGCGATTCCTCCAGCCATTTCTCTAATTATTCTTCCAGCCATTCCTCTGGTGATTCTATGCTTCATTCCGCGATTCATCAACGCGATATTCCTCTGGTGCTGGTTGTGGATGATGAACGCATGATGCGCTCCCTGCTGCGACGGGCAATTGAAAAGGCAGGCTATCAGGCAATTGAGGCAGAAAGTGGATCACAGGCGATCGCGCTCTACCATAGCCACCGTCCCGATCTGGTTCTACTGGATGCCATGATGCCCCATATGAGCGGGTTTGAGTGCTGCGCTCAATTACGTCAACCTGCAAGTTCTGCTGAACCATCAGTGCAGGCGGGTCTGGATTATGCGCCTGTGTTAATGATTACAACCCTGGAGGATGCGGAGTCGGTCGATCGTGCGTTCACCTCTGGCGCAACGGATTACATTACCAAACCTGTTAACTGGGCACTGTTTCGTCAGCGAGTGCAGCGATTACTTCAGCGATAA
- a CDS encoding glycosyl transferase codes for MKSMQTFKTQAKKLGLGVAMYRLYHAPKGMIHRYVKRDPIRRAIDRQSQQAMAAAAYHLKPLPDFGTGAALEIHFLSGRNFWYQTCFCAYSMAQHSRVNLRLVIYDDGTLEPSHESEFQRIFPNVRIVSQATIQAQLEANLPQQQFPTLRQRRLAYPNLRKLTDIHAGSTGWKLVLDSDMLFFRSPTLLLDWLRAPQAPCHMVDVETAYGYSSSLMASLTGNPIPDRINVGICGLNSSTLDWDELEFWCKTLIEQEGTHYYQEQALVAMLMARQPCTIANASDYIVLPDRTEVCAPRAVLHHYVADSKPWYFRYGWRNSVPSSKL; via the coding sequence ATGAAGTCTATGCAGACCTTCAAAACACAGGCAAAGAAACTGGGTCTGGGCGTGGCAATGTACCGCCTGTATCATGCGCCAAAAGGGATGATTCATCGCTATGTGAAACGTGATCCAATTCGTCGGGCGATCGATCGACAGTCCCAGCAGGCAATGGCAGCCGCTGCCTATCACTTGAAACCGTTGCCTGACTTTGGGACGGGGGCAGCCTTGGAAATTCATTTTCTGAGCGGCAGAAATTTCTGGTATCAGACCTGCTTTTGCGCCTATTCAATGGCGCAGCACAGCAGGGTTAACCTTCGCCTGGTTATTTACGATGATGGGACGCTGGAGCCAAGCCATGAGTCTGAGTTTCAGCGCATTTTTCCTAATGTTCGGATTGTTTCCCAGGCAACTATTCAAGCTCAATTAGAGGCTAATTTGCCGCAGCAACAGTTTCCTACCCTCAGGCAGCGTCGTCTCGCCTATCCCAACCTCCGCAAGCTGACCGACATTCACGCGGGTTCTACAGGCTGGAAGCTGGTACTAGATTCCGATATGCTGTTTTTTCGATCGCCCACACTGCTGCTCGACTGGCTGCGAGCGCCCCAAGCCCCGTGTCATATGGTGGATGTGGAAACTGCCTACGGCTACTCTTCCTCGCTGATGGCATCGCTGACTGGAAACCCGATTCCCGATCGAATCAATGTGGGCATTTGCGGTTTGAACAGCAGCACTCTGGACTGGGACGAACTGGAATTCTGGTGCAAAACCCTGATTGAGCAGGAAGGCACTCATTACTACCAGGAACAGGCACTTGTTGCGATGTTGATGGCACGCCAACCCTGCACGATCGCCAATGCATCCGACTATATTGTTTTGCCCGATCGCACCGAAGTTTGCGCTCCTAGAGCGGTGCTGCACCACTATGTAGCGGACTCAAAGCCCTGGTATTTCCGCTACGGCTGGCGGAATTCAGTACCTAGCTCTAAACTCTGA
- a CDS encoding glycosyltransferase family 4 protein, producing the protein MNIAFISYEYPPDTALGGIATYVAQAARMLVQRGHHVEVFAAGDRSVRTVEAGIVVHRVVTPQRSDFSKAIAPIFAARHRQTQFDVLEATDIDAPARDAVQLVPDIALVVKLHTPTFLMQEISEIKPSLSQKLRWHLGTLRRGQPPRPYPRFHYAPSTDIERFQALDADIIAAPSIAIGEVLKSRWQLNADTFSLVPLPYLPAPELLAIPANTQTNTITFLGRLEIRKGVLDLAKAVPLILRQCPNAKFRFVGSAWNSPHRDLDMRQYLERQLYRYHHALEFTGKVSLAEIPSFLEKTDICVFPSLWESFGLVCLEAMAAARGVVGSSAGGMAEILQGEVGRLVPPTSPEQIAAAVVELLQNPALRMQLGQAARDRVLTEYSLERIGRMQEDSYIQAIQRRRAIDSRSKQVDSQVIHSQVISRWL; encoded by the coding sequence ATGAATATTGCGTTTATCAGCTACGAGTACCCGCCGGATACTGCCCTGGGGGGAATTGCGACCTATGTGGCTCAGGCAGCTCGGATGTTAGTGCAGCGGGGGCATCACGTTGAAGTTTTTGCCGCAGGCGATCGATCAGTCAGGACGGTTGAGGCAGGGATTGTCGTCCATCGGGTTGTAACCCCGCAGCGGTCAGATTTCTCAAAGGCGATCGCCCCCATTTTTGCAGCCCGTCATCGTCAAACCCAGTTTGATGTTCTCGAAGCTACCGACATTGATGCGCCTGCTCGTGATGCAGTCCAGCTTGTCCCCGATATAGCGCTGGTCGTAAAACTGCATACACCAACCTTCCTGATGCAGGAAATCAGCGAGATCAAGCCTTCCCTATCCCAAAAGCTGCGCTGGCATCTGGGCACTTTGCGACGAGGACAGCCCCCCCGACCCTACCCCCGGTTTCACTACGCCCCCAGCACGGATATTGAGCGATTTCAGGCTCTTGATGCGGATATAATCGCTGCTCCCTCGATCGCCATTGGGGAAGTGCTAAAAAGCCGCTGGCAGCTCAATGCCGATACATTCTCCCTTGTTCCCCTGCCCTATCTTCCTGCGCCGGAACTGCTCGCGATTCCAGCCAACACCCAGACGAATACTATTACCTTTCTGGGACGGCTCGAAATTCGCAAAGGCGTTTTGGATCTGGCAAAAGCAGTCCCGCTGATTCTGCGTCAATGCCCCAATGCCAAATTTCGCTTTGTTGGTTCCGCCTGGAACTCGCCGCACAGAGATCTGGATATGCGCCAGTATCTTGAACGTCAGCTGTACCGCTATCACCACGCTCTAGAGTTCACGGGAAAGGTTTCCCTGGCTGAGATTCCGTCCTTTCTTGAAAAAACAGATATTTGCGTCTTTCCCAGCCTGTGGGAGAGTTTTGGATTAGTCTGTCTGGAAGCAATGGCAGCCGCTCGCGGCGTGGTGGGCAGCAGTGCAGGAGGTATGGCAGAAATTTTGCAGGGTGAAGTCGGACGATTGGTTCCCCCCACCAGTCCTGAGCAGATCGCCGCAGCCGTCGTTGAACTGTTGCAGAATCCTGCCCTGCGAATGCAGTTGGGTCAGGCAGCACGCGATCGAGTTCTGACGGAATATAGCCTGGAACGGATTGGCAGAATGCAGGAAGATAGCTACATTCAGGCAATTCAAAGACGACGGGCGATCGACTCCCGCTCCAAACAGGTAGATTCTCAGGTAATACATTCTCAGGTAATAAGTAGGTGGTTGTAA
- a CDS encoding response regulator gives MSISPLSSQRFPVPQTSQTPPDSEQQASVLIVDDEKALRLVLRRAMTGEGYQTIDASSGESCLFLCRQQRPDIILLDAVMPGMDGFECCRHLKAMFSDRCPPILMITTLYDQESVDKAFSVGATDFVTKPIHWAILRQRVRRLLETDKLVSYWQVALQREQALQHQLETADRKVAYLTELCKTKGIEIPS, from the coding sequence ATGTCAATATCGCCGCTATCTTCCCAGCGATTCCCAGTTCCGCAAACTTCACAAACTCCGCCAGATTCAGAACAGCAGGCTTCTGTTCTCATTGTGGATGACGAAAAAGCCCTCCGTCTGGTTCTCCGCCGGGCAATGACTGGAGAAGGCTATCAAACCATTGATGCCAGCAGCGGCGAAAGCTGCCTGTTTCTCTGTCGGCAGCAGCGTCCTGATATTATTCTGCTCGATGCAGTTATGCCGGGAATGGATGGATTTGAATGCTGTCGCCACTTAAAAGCCATGTTTAGCGATCGGTGTCCGCCTATTCTGATGATTACCACGCTATATGATCAGGAATCGGTAGACAAAGCCTTTTCCGTCGGTGCCACAGATTTTGTTACCAAACCCATTCACTGGGCAATCCTGCGGCAGCGCGTTCGGCGGCTCCTGGAAACCGATAAACTCGTATCCTACTGGCAAGTTGCTCTACAGCGAGAGCAGGCACTCCAGCATCAGCTAGAAACCGCCGATCGCAAAGTAGCGTATTTAACTGAGCTATGTAAAACGAAGGGGATCGAGATTCCATCGTAG
- a CDS encoding glycosyltransferase family 1 protein has translation MENLILRDTNRVRLTSWGKYGYSSTKRTLQIANIISIAGFDLVDMPRKVTLNRWQRYAKGLYFLNKFRFPIKPDPRMIAFCGYSYEVYRQAFSQHCGKKLFLLEEPNNFIAYYAAQEAGFKILVLPHNLETLMAGSDFFTGRGLPHCLEMEIHHLAMADAVFCISREEQWLLRSRQVEADLLPYYPPEQEISDLLKIRDARQKLSAEKRPFLMLGSAINAHTLAGMIVQIEWLKQIYESLPFEVDIVGYGTEQLQPYIEGHPAFRLHGTVEPQQLEAMTINARAMLIHQSSGVGALTRIPEMLVAGVPVIANSHAARSAFHYPGVSIYNNPDELATLIQEPLEEPALIPSPIVDEKRLIHAVQCLSHRVRE, from the coding sequence ATGGAAAACCTGATTTTGCGGGATACTAATCGGGTTCGCTTAACCAGTTGGGGCAAATACGGCTACAGCAGCACCAAGCGCACTCTGCAAATTGCCAATATTATCTCGATCGCCGGATTCGACCTTGTGGATATGCCCAGGAAGGTGACGCTAAACCGCTGGCAGCGCTACGCAAAAGGGCTATATTTTCTGAATAAATTTCGCTTTCCGATCAAGCCCGATCCGCGCATGATTGCCTTTTGCGGCTATTCCTACGAGGTTTACCGTCAGGCTTTTAGCCAGCACTGCGGCAAGAAGCTATTTCTGCTGGAGGAACCCAATAATTTTATTGCTTACTATGCCGCCCAGGAAGCCGGATTCAAAATTTTGGTACTGCCCCACAACCTGGAGACCCTGATGGCAGGCAGCGATTTCTTTACGGGTCGTGGATTACCCCACTGTCTTGAAATGGAGATTCACCATCTGGCAATGGCGGATGCGGTGTTTTGTATTTCCCGCGAGGAACAGTGGCTTTTGCGATCGCGCCAGGTCGAAGCTGATTTGCTGCCCTATTACCCGCCGGAACAGGAAATTTCCGATCTGCTAAAAATTCGCGATGCCCGACAAAAGCTATCTGCTGAGAAAAGACCTTTCCTGATGCTGGGGAGTGCGATTAATGCCCATACGCTAGCCGGGATGATCGTTCAGATTGAATGGTTGAAACAGATTTATGAATCGCTGCCGTTTGAAGTCGATATCGTTGGCTATGGCACCGAGCAGCTTCAGCCCTACATTGAGGGACATCCTGCCTTCAGACTCCACGGTACGGTTGAGCCGCAGCAGCTAGAGGCAATGACCATCAACGCCAGAGCCATGTTAATTCACCAGTCCAGCGGTGTGGGCGCACTCACCCGCATTCCCGAAATGCTAGTAGCAGGTGTTCCCGTGATCGCAAATAGCCATGCTGCTAGGAGTGCATTCCATTATCCGGGCGTATCGATTTATAACAACCCAGATGAACTGGCAACACTGATACAAGAACCGCTAGAGGAACCAGCCTTAATTCCTTCGCCGATCGTCGATGAGAAACGGTTGATTCATGCTGTGCAATGCCTCAGCCACCGGGTTCGTGAATAG
- a CDS encoding glycosyltransferase family 4 protein has product MRLLILLPSRGRGGAEGYALTIAQAALQKGWDVHLAMQHTAETASLIEDFCALSVSYHPLAIGEVHDPKVETAGKHMLRCVKTAELLIRLKPDVVQIVLPWQNLGRGSVFACGLLKIPTMVVFQLAPQKLSFSARMQSLYAWAQARNQRWVAVSEHNRRIISQSFNLPLGCIHRIYNGASSKASLAGNSQEQDTPTVEQTVEQIVEQTVEPTTALRDRIRQELGLPQDSRIILTVGRLCWQKGYHLLGQTVSHLIRNFPDIHFVWVGTGEFQAELTQQLQDYGVAEKVTLLGRRSDIPDLLQASDLFVFPTLYEGQPFALLEALSMGCPVVSTDASGIPEIITHNVHGVLCRTDDSCDLFNAIHWALQHPIQMQEMAHRAIDRAAEFSEARMLQETLEHLQKLSECEEKPTVVSLNSLEQHGKPDFAGY; this is encoded by the coding sequence ATGAGACTGCTAATTCTATTACCTTCTAGAGGTCGTGGGGGCGCAGAAGGCTATGCGCTGACGATCGCCCAAGCAGCGCTTCAAAAGGGCTGGGATGTCCATCTAGCAATGCAGCACACAGCGGAGACAGCCTCCCTGATTGAAGATTTTTGTGCCCTGTCCGTTTCCTATCACCCTCTCGCGATCGGCGAAGTTCACGATCCAAAGGTTGAAACTGCCGGAAAACATATGCTGCGCTGCGTTAAAACGGCTGAATTGCTGATTCGCCTCAAACCGGACGTGGTGCAGATCGTCCTCCCCTGGCAGAATTTAGGACGGGGCAGTGTGTTTGCCTGTGGCTTGCTAAAAATTCCTACGATGGTTGTGTTTCAGCTTGCGCCCCAAAAGCTGTCGTTTAGCGCCAGAATGCAATCCCTTTACGCCTGGGCACAGGCAAGAAATCAGCGATGGGTTGCAGTTTCCGAGCATAATCGCCGGATCATCAGCCAATCCTTTAACCTGCCGCTTGGCTGCATTCACCGCATCTATAACGGGGCATCTTCTAAAGCGTCTCTGGCGGGGAATTCACAGGAGCAGGATACGCCAACGGTTGAACAAACAGTTGAACAAATAGTTGAACAAACGGTTGAACCAACTACAGCTCTGCGCGATCGCATTCGTCAGGAATTGGGCTTACCCCAGGACAGCCGAATAATTCTCACGGTGGGGCGGCTCTGCTGGCAAAAGGGCTACCATCTGCTGGGGCAAACCGTTTCTCACCTGATTCGGAATTTTCCCGATATTCATTTTGTCTGGGTGGGAACCGGAGAATTCCAGGCAGAACTGACTCAGCAGTTGCAGGACTATGGGGTTGCGGAAAAAGTCACGCTGTTGGGCAGGCGATCGGATATCCCCGATTTGCTTCAGGCATCCGATCTATTTGTGTTTCCCACCCTGTACGAGGGACAGCCCTTTGCCCTGCTAGAAGCCCTATCGATGGGTTGCCCTGTGGTCAGCACCGATGCCAGCGGTATTCCCGAAATCATCACCCACAACGTTCATGGGGTTCTCTGCCGCACCGATGATAGCTGCGACCTATTCAATGCTATTCACTGGGCACTTCAGCACCCGATTCAGATGCAGGAAATGGCACATCGGGCGATCGATCGCGCCGCAGAATTTTCCGAAGCGCGAATGCTGCAAGAAACGCTAGAGCATTTGCAAAAACTGTCTGAATGCGAAGAAAAACCCACCGTCGTTTCTCTAAATTCACTTGAACAGCATGGAAAACCTGATTTTGCGGGATACTAA
- a CDS encoding DUF4114 domain-containing protein codes for MTISVGSVQHYVQGQTWFDMTKYAQFGTNERVSVNLTSSNLWLVDSSKLFLQNSYAPRIGFLNEGAGYQSPITITASGGTNGAATVFPNLSGYNSVMPNATGPLWRGDWVQLSMMQAGTQLNLSVTPNGVVQPNSRPLSTDPSLNPVNRANPNSPIFWVAYADPNQTLPLLILGYEDIAGSGSDNDFNDGLLVLDVGQQNFQNIFRTANLGQNSQVNLKTAKPVDVPFDISPSIGVVAVLLLFARRFWKQYGTPSKSEMQVVREVIHSKDRLKDTIAHSES; via the coding sequence ATGACAATTTCTGTAGGTTCAGTGCAGCACTATGTCCAGGGACAGACCTGGTTTGACATGACGAAATATGCTCAGTTTGGTACCAACGAACGAGTATCCGTCAATCTAACTTCTAGCAATCTATGGTTGGTCGATAGCAGTAAGCTCTTCCTGCAAAATTCCTACGCTCCCAGGATTGGCTTCTTGAACGAGGGAGCAGGCTACCAATCTCCCATTACGATTACTGCCAGCGGCGGTACTAATGGTGCGGCAACGGTCTTCCCCAACCTGTCTGGCTATAACAGCGTGATGCCAAATGCTACGGGTCCGCTCTGGCGGGGAGACTGGGTACAACTTTCCATGATGCAGGCAGGGACTCAGCTCAATCTGTCGGTTACACCCAATGGGGTCGTCCAGCCCAACAGTAGACCGCTCAGTACCGACCCCAGCCTCAATCCGGTGAATCGTGCCAATCCCAACAGTCCGATTTTTTGGGTTGCCTATGCCGATCCTAACCAAACCCTGCCGCTGCTGATTTTGGGATACGAGGATATTGCTGGGTCGGGCAGTGACAACGACTTTAATGACGGACTGCTGGTTTTAGATGTGGGACAGCAAAACTTTCAAAATATTTTTAGAACTGCGAATCTGGGACAGAATTCTCAGGTGAATCTCAAAACGGCGAAACCCGTTGATGTTCCGTTTGATATTAGCCCGTCGATCGGGGTTGTTGCCGTGCTGCTTCTGTTTGCCCGTCGCTTTTGGAAACAGTATGGGACACCTTCCAAATCAGAGATGCAGGTTGTGCGTGAAGTTATACATTCCAAAGATCGGTTAAAAGACACGATCGCACACAGCGAATCTTGA